The DNA region TCCGTTCACTTTCGATTCGAAGAATATCACACCCGAAAAGTCGTATTGGCATAAGAGCAATCGAAATAAATCATGGGCGTGTCATGTCTAACTGAACTATGTCTACGACAGAAACGCTCGAAACGGAACTCTTCGGTCGCTCGGTCACGTTCGACTACTCGGAACACTGGGTTGGCTACTCGCTGTTCCTCCTCCGGATCGTCATGGGCTGGACGCTCTTCCAGGGCGGCGTCACGAAACTCGTCACGTACCTCGATTCGGACCCGTCGAACAACTGGACCGCCGCCGGCTTCTTGATGAACGCTGTCCCCGAGGGCAACCCGTTGATGGGTTTCTGGGCGAGTATGGCCGGCAATCCGCTGATCGACCAGCTGAACATGTGGGGACTCACGCTGACCGGGTTGGCGCTCATTCTCGGCGCGTTCGTTCGGTGGAGCGCCTTCTGGGGTGCCGTGATGATGCTGTTCTACTGGCTGGCGGCCCTCACCGGCGGACTGCTGGCTGGCTTGCCGGTCGCTCACGGCTGGGTCGTCGACGACCACATCGTGTACGCCGTTCTCCTGTTCGGCCTGGGCGCGTTCGGTGCAGGTCGAATCCTCGGCCTCGACGCCTACCTCGAACGACTCGATGTAGTCCAGTCCAATCCGTGGCTGCGCTATTTCCTCGGGTGAGTACGCGAACTGGATCCCTCTTTTCGTCTCTTCTACAGAGACGTGCCCATCCACCTCTCGAACGGTCGCTTTCGAATCGTAACAACAATCGCATTGAACGATGCCCCCGTATCTCTAGTCATGAGCACGACGACCAACGCCACCAACCGTGCCGAATCGTCTCCGGGACCGATCCGTGAACTGAACCCGATTGCACTCGCCTCGGCCGGAGCCATCGTTGCAGCAGCCGTGATGGTGCTGCTCGGCGTCTTCGGCGCCGTCGGCGTCTACGAGGGTGCCGTCCGCATGATGGAGCAGTGGCACCTGTTTTTCGAGCCCACGGTCGTCGGCACGGTCGCGGGCGTGATCGAGGCGGTCATCATCACGTTCGTGTTCACCTACAGCGTCGCGTGGCTCTACAACGTGTTCGCCCAACGGTAGCGGCTGCATCGAGTCGGAGCCGACCCTCGTAGTATCGCCAAAAACGGCCACCAAAATCGGCAACACAACGCATGTACGACCACATCCTCGTTCCGACGGACGGAAGCGACCACGTCGAACCGGCTGTCGAGTACGCGCTCGACCTCGCAC from Salinigranum rubrum includes:
- a CDS encoding DoxX family protein, with the protein product MSTTETLETELFGRSVTFDYSEHWVGYSLFLLRIVMGWTLFQGGVTKLVTYLDSDPSNNWTAAGFLMNAVPEGNPLMGFWASMAGNPLIDQLNMWGLTLTGLALILGAFVRWSAFWGAVMMLFYWLAALTGGLLAGLPVAHGWVVDDHIVYAVLLFGLGAFGAGRILGLDAYLERLDVVQSNPWLRYFLG